The Vicia villosa cultivar HV-30 ecotype Madison, WI linkage group LG1, Vvil1.0, whole genome shotgun sequence genome includes a region encoding these proteins:
- the LOC131629426 gene encoding uncharacterized protein LOC131629426 codes for MNKSSQNQLFSGIALYFDPVCLSIHWKVHNLKMAQSSENPPFQQKKVIIPNKYGNKLVGILHEARTKEIVILCHGLRASKEDVIMTQLAAALENAGISSFRFDFTGNGESEGSFEFGIYWREVDDIHSVAQHFQEANRRVLAIIGHSKGASAVLLYASKYHDIKTVANLSGRYDLKAGLENLLGNNFMERIRKEGFIELKTKSGSVDYRITEESLKDRLSIDMHETCKQIDKECRFLTVHGDADAIIPVGDAFEFAKILPNHKLHIVEGADHVYTDHLAELASVVVDFMKETFAKEQV; via the exons atGAACAAATCTTCACAAAATCAATTATTCTCGGGGATTGCTCTTTATTTTGATCCGGTTTGCCTTTCTATCCACTGGAAAGTCCATAATTTGAAGATGGCCCAATCTTCAGAAAATCCTC CATTTCAGCAGAAGAAAGTCATAATACCCAACAAGTATGGCAATAAACTAGTAGGGATATTACATGAAGCTAGAACCAAAGAGATTGTTATTCTATGCCATGGTCTTCGAGCTTCTAAG GAAGATGTTATCATGACACAACTTGCTGCTGCTCTAGAGAATGCTGGAATCAGTTCTTTCCGCTTTGACTTCACTGGAAACGG GGAAAGTGAAGGTTCATTTGAATTTGGCATCTACTGGAGAGAGGTTGATGATATACATTCTGTGGCTCAACACTTTCAAGAAGCAAACCGTAGAGTTTTGGCAATTATTGGGCACAGTAAAG GAGCTAGTGCGGTGCTTCTTTATGCTTCCAAGTATCATGATATTAAAACAGTCGCCAACCTCTCTGGTCGCTATGATCTGAAGGCAGGCCTTGAAAATCTTCTCGGAAATAATTTTATGGAGAGAATCAGAAAGGAAGGATTCATTGAGTTGAAGACTAAGTCAG GAAGTGTTGATTATCGTATTACTGAAGAAAGTTTGAAGGACCGGTTAAGCATAGATATGCATGAAACATGCAAGCAGATTGACAAAGAATGCAG GTTCCTAACTGTTCACGGTGATGCTGATGCAATAATTCCTGTTGGAGATGCATTTGAATTCGCAAAGATCCTACCTAATCATAAGCTGCATATAGTAGAAGGAGCTGATCATGTATATACCGATCATTTAGCTGAGTTAGCTTCAGTTGTGGTGGATTTTATGAAGGAAACCTTTGCAAAGGAACAAGTTTAA